The following is a genomic window from Malus sylvestris chromosome 7, drMalSylv7.2, whole genome shotgun sequence.
taaaaaagtgtgtgtgaaagaagtaaaaaaagatgtgtggatatcaaaCCCATAAATTTATTTGTTATACATTATGTGAAATTGTAACATGAAGTAACTATGTTTAAAGCTCTCCGATAGATTCTCTAAATATGACTCTTTAAATATAAAGTTGACCCACATATAGCAatgtaaaaactaaaaaatgttGATTCGCAACAGACTTTGCAAatcttaatttattattattaatatttttcattGAGTGAACTTTgttattatttcattttttgaaaagtaaaattaacaaaaatacatcattataataaaaataatttttgaagaGAGCCTCTAAATCTACAAGTGTAGCATTTTTTAGATTGAAAATTTCATTCGACAACTCTTTTGGGGCATAAAAATCCTAAATTAcacttcaaatttaattttgtgaaacttttatgtttttagtataagtaatattgtttgttaaaaaaatttaaaaaaaaaaaaaagctttggcCCGGAACTTCGGCGAGGGTATATACGCAGCATGTTAGGAATAATGCCATTTGGATATGCGAATATTCCTTTTCATGATTCGCTTGGTGCAGCTCTATTTGTACTGTAGTAGGACACTGGGTTTGTTGGAATGACGCTTTTGCCAATCCGTTTGAGGTGGTGGTTTTTAATCAATTTAACCAATTTGCCCTTGGTCGATGAATGTCGGCTAagggtttttattttctccGTTTTAGGCAATGATTGGTTGCGTTCTCGAGGATATGAAAAATGCCACAGACGTCATGCGATATGTCTTTATATCTTCTTCAAAAGTTACGTTTTTTTAAAGGTGGTGAGTTggtaatttcgtcaaaacagTTCATTATTTTGAGTGTCAGGAAGGTTTCATAAAGACATTTCAAGTTTCTTATGATTACCATTGTGTGATTGATCAGGgttaaaaatcaaatctaaaacTTGTTGTATAGAATACGAATTTGAAATTCATATATAACCACTGAACGATTCGTGGTAATTTCTTCAAAAGTTAATTAGTTTTAATGTTTTGGGGATAAAATAGTTACAATTATGTGACTATAGATTGTGAAatagtttacttgttttgggTTAATAGGTCACGACAAAAGTTCAGTTCATATAAAAAAAGTTATAATGCAGTCATCAACGTGACAAGAATGAAAATGAAATCGAACACTCactttgttttatttgtttttgcatATTGGATATGTAAACTACAATCTAATAAAGAATTCCTAAgtaagaataacattttttttaaatatacttTTGCAAAAATGCAATGAATGCTTTTAAGAATTAATGTCAAACTATAATTTGAATTGATGTGTGTATATCACTACGTATTATACTATAAAAATTGTTGAATATCCGACTTAAATtcaatatttagtttgataaaaTAACGACCATAACTAATTATCACGGAATCAATAACTGTAATTTCTTTCTTTACAAGCCTTTGCTTTAAGCAAAGTAATTCCTCTAAATCTATCAAGCTAAACCCCACCATAAGAATAAggcataaagaaaaggaagggAAGATAAAATGTTCAAGATGCATTTTGTTCAATTTGCACCACTCAAAATTCTATCATGTTTCGAATATGACATGTATACAGTGGATGATCGAGGACTGGAACCTTAAAAGGGTCCCAACATTAAAATGTTCAAGTTTTTTAGATAAAAACAGAGGGCGAAGtgctaaaaaaaattcaatttattcACTGAAACATTTTGTCAAACACTTGGTAAGCTTGTGGTATCAGTCAAATCATGATGCGCACATGTCAACAGATATCAACTTACGACGAAGCAATTAGATAAGTGATATCGAGAGAAATTATGGAGTATTGTTGACactaaggttctaaaagacgctaggcgctaATCGGATGGTGGGCTAGGGTATAGTGCCTAGGCGGATTAGACGAATTTAAGTATATCTATTATATTTTATGTAAATAAGTATATGTTTAtactttaaatatatataatttaatcgtaaactacaaaatagaatgacatatatattataaagtatttgacataatgaaaacatggggaacaaacatataatatgtgttcatttaagtattcaacaagtctttacaatttattgaaaaaaaataaaatgcaaaatgaaagctaTCTATTTtatgtctaagtgagtcgcaacttAGTTGGTGCCTAGGCGAGTATGGGCGGGTTAGGTGGGTTAGACAGCCTCAGCAGGTCTAGgcatcatttcttaattttcaaacgcctatgCATTAATCGAGGTGGTGGCcagccgcctagcgcctaggtgggGCCTAGGCTGCGCTTGGCGGgtatttttagaacagtggtcAATACAACATGTTGAGATATGCCTGACACTTGACAATTACAAAGCGATCCATATAAAATATTTGGAGAGTCTTCGAAAGACAttcacatgtatatttttcAAACTTCAATGGTCTGAAATCATCTTGATCCTATTGTGCATCCGATGTGTACGGGCAATGAAACGTCaaaatttttcttcatttattcGGTCTATAAGAGCTAGTTTGGAGCTGTTGtgttgtggaaaaaaaaaaaaaaaaactgttttcagAAGTAGGTGGAGAGCTGCTTTCACTTTCTGCTcatgattttgacaaaaaatattttttttttcatttaccaaacagaattttagctccaatatttaaaaaaaaatacttttaaaataatttcaacaataccaaaccatcgAATTCGACAATGTAAAACTCCAGTACATTCCATGCTCCATGGTCTAATAGAAAACCCCGTAAGGAATCCAGCCTGTCATCGTTGAGTATACCAACACCAAGAATATGTTTATAACGTTCTGGCTAGGTGGGTAAGCTTTTAAGAGCCCAGTGACTTGCAATAAAAGTCTTCTAGGTCTTTGCATGTATACATAGCAGGAGAAGATATCAACTTCGGGTTTCTTCTACCAAGATCATTAAATTAAGTGATCcaattttttgaaatttcatctaatagtaaaaaaatattataatttttaagaaataaaaacaGATAAATCGctggatgaaatttcaaaagttcgaattatttaatccGATGATATCAATGAAAAAGATTCGGAGAAAATCTCTTCTCGCATGGCCGAGGGAGCCAAATGTTGAAGAACCAGTTTCCCCAGAGCATATAACGGTGTCGTTCGTTCGATGAGCCACCTATCGCACCAGTCCGGGACACGTAAACAGCTGCTTTTGTTATAGATGTGTTGCTGCCGTATGCATGTGTGTACGTGTCGTTTatataattaagggattaaattTAAAAAGACAAATGCCGAAGCTGCTTCTGTGTTATCGTTTCCCGAAGCCAATTAAGCGCCTATTAAAACGCATCCTGTTTTGTGGCGTGGATTTCAACAGGCTTGGACTCCACAAAAAACTTTGTAAAAACGACACTGACTTTGTCTTTTATTTGCAGCACCAATAAGCAACTAGTTGAAATAATCGAGATTGGATCTCAAACTTTTCGTTAACTGTATGGTATTTTGGAGTATGATTTTCTCTCTTTCAAATCTTCTGCACTTATAAAGTTATGTGCGCCGAAAGTACAAGAGTGCAACGTCACTTGGTTCGTTGGAATTTTTTCCAAAACTATAAGAGATAACGGAGGTGTTAACAATGTTAAGCTTAGTAGGATGTACACATATCATATTTTTAGAGGGGCCactcttttagttttttttttttttttataaaaatgttgATGTGATTTAATCATAAACgttcaaataaaacaagacgGGAGAGAAGTAAAATCTGAAGAAAAGAATCCTACTCATTAACCACAAAGGGGTATTTTCGTCATCACGAATTCCCACGTCGGTTTGAAAAACCGAGAATCCAAATCCATTGAAAAGGAGCAAGAAGGAAAACCGAGGGCAAAACCGAGATTTCAACATCATAAAGTAGCACTACCACCAAGCTCACGTTGCTTGCTTCCCTTGCGCGTTTTATTTAAAGAGCTCAAACGGAAGCAATCGTTAAGCGAATTTCCAtccaagaaaatagaaaaagacaGAGCATTTGAAGGAGGAGAGAAAATCTGCAAATTAAAGTACACGAAGCATTCCCGTCAGTGCTCGGATAAGCTGATAGGTATGTTCCTCAGCTGTATATTTTCATGTAATTTTCACCTGGGTGCTGTtgttcttcaaaatttatgaCCGTTTTCTTCCTCGCAGTTATGTATTGATACCTTTATTATTCTGgattgttttaaaattttgggtttcagAATATTGATTCTAATTGTATCTAGGGAAGAATTTTGAGATATGGGTTGAATATCCAATTTTGTTGGGGGGCTTTGACCGTTTCGTTTCTCTTCTGTTCTTGTTGGTCAAAAGGTGGACGGTTTTCGATTTTCCAGGAAATCTCTTTGAAAAGAGAGATTAATTAATtggttttgtttaaattttaactttttattctGGGTTTAGTTCTGATTGTTGAAAAGATtattactttaatttttttatgattacGTTCAAATTTTCACTTCCCCCCTGTAATTCTGGGTAGTTTGAGGTGCAGATTGTTTTAGAACAGCTACCTCTTCAAGTTGGAATTATTTGAATTTTCCTCAGGATTATAATTTTAAATCTGTGGAAGTTGGAAATCAGGGAGTTGATAGTAAATATGGATCTGTAGTTTATTAATTCATAGCAATTGGTAAATTTCATTGGTCAAATCCTTAAATCTGAATATATTACTGGATTTTAGCATACTAATAGTTCATAGTTTGCCTACAACTCTGTATGCTGCTTGACTTACTCGTCTTGCTTTGTGTTTAGCTTGAAGAATTCGGACTATAAGCGGGGAGCCAGAGCTGTTCGTTCCTCTTAATTTTGGAGTGAAAGTTTAATTACATGGGTTCAATATCGGAGCCAGAACCTAAGGTAAGTTACTCCAAGCCCCCAGGGATTCGGTTAGTAGAGCAGATCAAGAAATCACCAATTTCATACAAAACCCACCAAGCCATTGTTCTGGTTGTTACATTTCTAGCATATGCTAGTTACCACGCCGCTCGAAAAACCACGAGCGTGGTCAAGAGTACTCTTGATCCCCAATCCTCGATTACAAGCTTAAATTCTTGGCCATGGAGGATGAGTTACTTGAGTGAACCAGCTGAAAGCAGAAGATTTtctagggttcttggagatgGTTGGGCCCCATTTAATGGATCAGATGGCACAGCCTTGCTTGGTGAGGTCGACCTTGCTTTCCTGGCTGTGTATGCTATAGGAATGTACTTCTCCGGACACTTGGGCGATAGGACGAATTTACGAATCTTTCTAACAATCGGAATGGTGGGAGCAGGGGCGTTTACTGCAGCATTTGGAGTTGGATATTGGGCAAACATTCACACTTTCTATTACTTCCTCGGCGCTCAAGTTCTTGCTGGTTTGTTTCAATCGACGGGATGGCCTTCGGTAGTTGCAGTTGTTGGTAATTGGtttgggaagaagaagagagggcTGATTATGGGTATATGGAATGCTCACACTTCTGTTGGGAACATTACAGGGTCTTTGGTTGCTTCCGCCCTGTTGCGATACGGGTGGGGTTGGTCCTTTGTAGTCCCAGGTCTCATAATCGCTACCGTTGGTGTGGTGGTTTTTCTGTTCTTGCCTGTTAGTCCTGAGGATGTTGGAGCcagtgaagaagatgaattgcTATCTCCCAAGAAAATTGGGGCAGGAGTAACGGAACCATTGTTGGAACCAGAGGTGAAAGGGAAGGAGAGTGCTGTCGGGTTCCTAGAAGCTTGGAAAATTCCCGGAGTTGCTCCTTTCGCTCTGTGCCTATTCTTTTCGAAATTGGTTGCCTACACGTTTCTCTATTGGCTTCCTTTCTACATTAGTCACACAGGTACTTACTTCAACTTCCTTGCTGCTTTGAATTTTAAGTTAACAGAATTTTTCGACGTGCTGTTATGCGAAGTATCATAATTTCTTCATATCAATACTCACATTTCGTGTCAACTCATGTTGCAGCTATCGACGGAAAGTACTTATCCAGTGAGTCAGCCGGTAACTTATCCACATTGTTCGATGTTGGAGGTGTTCTTGGAGGAATCCTTGCCGGCTTTATTTCAGACCGCTTGGGTGCCAGAGCGATAACAGCTGCAAGTTTCATGTACTGTGCTATCCCTGCACTCTATGTCTACCGAAGCTATGGACACGTATCCATGACTGTGAACATTGCACTCATGTTCATCACCGGCATGTTTGTGAACGGGCCATACGCTCTAATAACAACAGCCGTCTCGGCTGATCTTGGAACACACAGCTCATTGCGTGGGAACTCGAGGGCATTGGCGACAGTAACAGCGATCATAGATGGAACAGGCTCCATCGGGGCAGCCATCGGACCTTTGCTGACCGGCTACATTTCAGCCAAAAGCTGGAGTGCAGTCTTCacaatgttgatgggagcagcTCTGATTGCAGGGCTGCTTCTGACTAGGCTTGTTGTGGCGGAAGTTGCTGCGAAGATTGAAGAATCGAGATCGCGAGTGTCAGCATCTCGGCCTCAACCTGCAGTACTCGATGTGTGATAATCATAGAGGAGATGAACCTGGTTATTTAATGAAGAGGAGAAGGTCCTCTGTTGTAGTCATAGGAAGTAGAGGATTTTTGTTAAACCTTCTCCCCAGTTGTACCTCAAAAAATGAAGGGGGAAGTGGAAGAAGGAAAGGGGTGGTGTGtctttgtaatttatgtttgtACATTATTTGTACGTTTTCATGAAATTATTTACATCATGATTGGGGAGGATGACAAATTAAGTCATCTCGGAGACCGAAAATTCCTCTTACACCGGGAAATAACACAATGTGTCTTTAACTTTTTCACATGATGGTGTGTAATGGGTTTAAGATATCACCGTAGTAATTGTGCCCGTTGCCTGTTCTTCTCCTCCTTTTAAGTCTCTCATCTATTTTTATGGAGTATTCATGAAAGGATAATATTTCCTCTTGCCTCACCGGTCTCTTAATcgaatgatttttttacaaatgATCTTTAGATGATGATAAAATAAATGAACAATGTCAGTCTCATTTAGGAGGAGAGAAGTGTTATCCTTCAAGAAAATATCATTCATAAccagtgtttaaaatattagtatcagtaaaaatatttatatgcaAATTTGTGGATATGTTAATGAATATATCAATATCGATATCGGTTGCCTTGATGGAAATGATAGAAATTTGCTAATAAAATGTTGATATTTAATATGAAACTTTAAGGAATGTCATATGCAGCTTGTCGATATTTAACCGGATATGTCAAAAATATTGACTAAATATGTCGATTTTAGCCAAAATTTAAAAGTTTCTCCGATACCTTGTGAAATTTAAACTTCACTCCCTCTTTCCATGTCTTTCTCTGATTTTTCCTATACACAGAAATATTGactatcaaaataatttcaaacaTTTCGTAACGAAAAACTGCCGCCACTAAAAGTTCATGGTACGAAAAGGAGCCTTAGATCCCGAGAGGCTTTTGGCATATAGCTAAATCAGTGTGGATGTGGGGGGACCAAGGATGCTTTTGGCATTAGCCAAAACTTCACCACAACCACAAGAACATGAAATCCTATGGCTTTTGGGAAAGTAAATGGTAGGCAGGTATCGATTTGCCACGGCAGCTGCGACAACGGTTGGTGGGAAATATATGCCTCCCAAACCAGATTACTGGTGGTGCTCCTTAAAAGTCAGTCTATGACAAtgactgaagaaaaaaaatttcatctacCTTGAGTGTCACTATTTTCGGATTCAAACACGGCCCCTTATCTGTTTGGTGGTAAAGACTGATATCGAGAAGTTTTTGTGGATATCGAAAACAATGTTCTATAGTGTAATCATTTCACGTTTTATAATCTGAATAGACGATATAATTATTgtcttatttttaaaatttaataataaatcaATATATTTACACGTGTAGTGGAATATATGATAGTGTTTTGGGTATACGAATAAAATAT
Proteins encoded in this region:
- the LOC126629860 gene encoding putative glycerol-3-phosphate transporter 1, with amino-acid sequence MGSISEPEPKVSYSKPPGIRLVEQIKKSPISYKTHQAIVLVVTFLAYASYHAARKTTSVVKSTLDPQSSITSLNSWPWRMSYLSEPAESRRFSRVLGDGWAPFNGSDGTALLGEVDLAFLAVYAIGMYFSGHLGDRTNLRIFLTIGMVGAGAFTAAFGVGYWANIHTFYYFLGAQVLAGLFQSTGWPSVVAVVGNWFGKKKRGLIMGIWNAHTSVGNITGSLVASALLRYGWGWSFVVPGLIIATVGVVVFLFLPVSPEDVGASEEDELLSPKKIGAGVTEPLLEPEVKGKESAVGFLEAWKIPGVAPFALCLFFSKLVAYTFLYWLPFYISHTAIDGKYLSSESAGNLSTLFDVGGVLGGILAGFISDRLGARAITAASFMYCAIPALYVYRSYGHVSMTVNIALMFITGMFVNGPYALITTAVSADLGTHSSLRGNSRALATVTAIIDGTGSIGAAIGPLLTGYISAKSWSAVFTMLMGAALIAGLLLTRLVVAEVAAKIEESRSRVSASRPQPAVLDV